From Paenibacillus sp. GP183, one genomic window encodes:
- a CDS encoding DMT family transporter, protein MAKSYSILSFCVFIWAINYIARQILLQEFPPLFLSAFSLTIVSGLFLFAAFLSKSFVKLTGKEVLLLLLSALIGLIANQILLFNGLRHTTATNASLIFTLSPMMTAGLAAAFLKEKITLRMLIGSLVAFFGIIIALNLKGITVSSGDLLMFGAVFTFSINLILIRILSRRLSPFMITVYSFTLSGAIFDPWVLSNQRIDWSHSIWIWGLAFVTVIVAQGLANVLWNKGMETVGAARSAIVLNLQPLMTMLLDLIIFKHAVTPHQMMGASLVFVGVLLGTLQKGLFYKKTESL, encoded by the coding sequence TTGGCGAAATCTTATTCCATCCTTTCATTTTGTGTATTTATATGGGCAATAAACTATATTGCTAGACAAATACTATTGCAAGAGTTTCCACCTTTGTTTCTTTCAGCATTCAGTTTGACGATTGTGTCTGGTTTGTTTTTATTCGCGGCCTTCCTGAGCAAATCCTTCGTAAAGCTAACGGGGAAGGAAGTGCTGCTGCTGTTACTGTCTGCTTTAATTGGATTGATCGCCAATCAAATTCTGCTGTTTAATGGCCTGCGGCATACGACAGCAACAAATGCTTCCCTGATTTTTACATTATCCCCAATGATGACTGCAGGACTTGCCGCAGCTTTCCTTAAGGAAAAGATTACTTTGCGCATGCTCATAGGTAGTTTGGTTGCCTTTTTTGGCATCATTATTGCATTGAACTTGAAGGGGATTACGGTAAGCTCGGGTGATCTGCTGATGTTTGGGGCAGTCTTTACGTTTTCTATCAATTTGATCCTCATTCGAATTCTCTCCCGACGGTTGTCTCCATTTATGATCACTGTATATAGTTTTACGCTTAGCGGCGCTATATTTGACCCGTGGGTTTTATCGAATCAAAGGATCGACTGGAGTCATTCTATCTGGATATGGGGCCTGGCTTTCGTTACGGTTATTGTTGCACAAGGACTTGCGAATGTGCTTTGGAACAAAGGAATGGAAACTGTCGGCGCTGCCAGATCCGCCATTGTGCTTAATTTGCAGCCGCTCATGACCATGCTCCTCGATCTCATCATCTTTAAACATGCGGTTACTCCTCATCAAATGATGGGAGCATCTCTGGTGTTCGTCGGAGTTCTGCTCGGTACTTTACAAAAGGGTTTGTTTTATAAAAAAACTGAAAGTCTTTAA
- a CDS encoding aspartate/glutamate racemase family protein, with the protein MIGLIRVFTTQDTDILEQHGRKITELYGVPVISRCIPDQPRGIYDDETERAAEPKIVELGKNFEKDGCHLLVISCAADPAIEQLRKHVSIPVIGAGSSASFMALSMGQPVGVMGITESAPLIVERLLGDLMVRYLRPEGVTNTTDLLTASGREKALETARHLVEQGAKVIVFACTGFSTISFADVIRKELQVPVIDAVEAEGLFASTFYNQMVI; encoded by the coding sequence ATGATCGGACTGATTCGTGTATTTACTACACAAGACACCGATATTCTTGAACAGCATGGCCGGAAGATTACGGAGCTTTATGGAGTTCCCGTCATAAGCCGATGCATTCCCGATCAGCCTCGGGGTATTTATGACGATGAGACGGAAAGGGCAGCCGAACCGAAGATTGTAGAATTAGGCAAAAACTTTGAAAAGGATGGCTGTCATCTTCTGGTGATCAGCTGTGCAGCTGATCCTGCTATCGAACAGCTGCGTAAGCATGTATCCATCCCCGTCATTGGCGCAGGAAGCTCAGCCTCGTTCATGGCTCTCTCAATGGGACAACCAGTAGGTGTCATGGGTATTACTGAAAGTGCCCCGTTGATTGTGGAACGTCTTTTGGGTGATTTGATGGTTCGATACCTTCGTCCGGAAGGCGTTACCAATACTACCGATCTCTTGACAGCGTCGGGACGCGAAAAAGCATTGGAGACGGCGCGCCATTTAGTGGAGCAAGGTGCCAAAGTGATTGTATTCGCTTGTACCGGGTTCTCGACCATCAGCTTCGCAGACGTGATAAGAAAAGAATTACAAGTACCTGTAATTGATGCCGTGGAAGCGGAGGGGCTGTTTGCCTCAACATTTTATAATCAAATGGTTATTTAA
- a CDS encoding PucR family transcriptional regulator: protein MNLNGVTVRELLKLPILEQAKLVSGEKGLDRVVRFVDIMEVPDIKNWLREGELVLTTGYSMRDDLALLTELIKHLANANAAGVAIKPERFIHDIPQEMMDMSNLYHIPIIQLPIGIPYIDITYAVMDQILDKQAVLLKRSEEIYKALTNLVLNNSGIQVVADNVADLVKSSIWVIGKNGDILVSSPPQVPYHPSKNTRYWEVTVDKQLIGKFVVGKEHLDDLELVCVEHARQVFSLELMRKKIAEDTELRLRGNFFEELLMSISLPQQDAENKGRQLGLDSEWIWEIGIVEGEGPFFEYGSSFLLELNQIIHKESANRKVRSHVHLQGGQLVLFLASVKITEDSKKPYGELIPKGWSEVLHPFLKKWSAIRAGFGNKCFLWEVHRSYSEAKRAIHIGIRLNKDQQLFSFDEFEMYHLLLKSSDYVQFDELIHKKIGKLCDYDNENGTELVITLYHYLATGGSLIEAASRLYIHRNSVKYRMDRINEIIDSDMGNAVNRFEYYVCTVFYLLKQGV from the coding sequence ATGAATTTAAATGGCGTAACAGTGAGGGAGCTGTTGAAGCTTCCGATTCTAGAGCAGGCCAAGCTGGTAAGCGGTGAAAAAGGCTTGGACCGTGTTGTGCGATTTGTTGATATTATGGAAGTTCCTGATATCAAGAACTGGCTCAGAGAAGGAGAACTGGTTTTGACTACCGGTTATTCGATGCGGGATGATCTGGCCCTTCTGACCGAGCTCATAAAACATTTGGCAAATGCGAATGCGGCTGGAGTAGCCATTAAACCGGAGAGATTCATTCACGACATTCCTCAGGAAATGATGGATATGAGCAATTTGTATCATATTCCTATTATTCAACTTCCGATTGGGATCCCCTATATCGATATTACCTATGCGGTCATGGATCAAATTCTGGATAAGCAGGCCGTCCTGCTGAAGCGTTCGGAAGAAATATATAAAGCGCTCACGAACCTGGTGCTAAATAACAGCGGTATACAAGTTGTGGCAGATAATGTGGCTGATCTGGTGAAATCGTCGATTTGGGTAATTGGTAAAAATGGAGATATTCTCGTATCCTCTCCGCCTCAGGTTCCTTATCACCCTTCAAAGAATACCCGCTATTGGGAAGTGACGGTTGACAAACAGCTCATAGGGAAATTCGTTGTAGGCAAGGAACATTTGGATGACCTGGAGCTGGTTTGTGTGGAGCATGCCCGGCAGGTTTTTTCTCTTGAATTGATGAGAAAGAAGATTGCCGAGGATACCGAGCTAAGACTGCGCGGAAACTTTTTTGAAGAGCTGTTAATGAGTATTTCTTTACCGCAGCAGGATGCAGAGAATAAAGGAAGGCAGCTGGGTCTGGATTCCGAATGGATATGGGAGATCGGGATCGTTGAAGGAGAAGGCCCATTTTTTGAGTATGGATCCTCGTTCTTATTGGAATTAAACCAAATCATTCACAAGGAATCGGCTAATCGAAAAGTCCGCTCTCATGTACATTTGCAAGGGGGACAATTGGTATTGTTTTTAGCCAGTGTCAAGATTACGGAGGATTCCAAGAAGCCGTATGGTGAGCTAATTCCTAAAGGATGGAGTGAAGTGCTTCATCCGTTTCTCAAAAAATGGAGTGCGATTCGGGCCGGGTTCGGCAACAAATGCTTCTTATGGGAAGTCCATCGCAGCTATTCCGAAGCCAAGAGAGCCATCCATATCGGTATTCGGCTGAATAAGGACCAGCAATTGTTTTCGTTTGATGAATTCGAAATGTACCACTTATTATTGAAGTCTTCCGATTATGTACAGTTTGACGAATTGATCCACAAGAAAATAGGAAAATTGTGTGATTATGACAACGAGAATGGGACTGAGCTGGTGATAACGCTGTATCACTATTTAGCTACAGGTGGGAGCTTGATTGAAGCGGCGAGTCGTTTATATATTCACCGAAATTCGGTCAAGTACCGAATGGATCGAATTAACGAAATAATCGACAGCGATATGGGAAATGCCGTCAACCGGTTTGAATATTATGTGTGCACCGTTTTTTATTTGTTAAAGCAGGGTGTTTAA
- a CDS encoding D-glycerate dehydrogenase: protein MVRPKVYITRKIQDEAVARLSVTCDVSMWNEENIPVPREVLAENIREMDGLLCLLTDTIDEAILTNATKLKVISNYAVGTNNIDTAAATKRGIIVTNTPDVLTEATADLTFALLMVTARRIVESSDHLRKGEWKTWSPLLLTGMDVYGSTMGIIGLGRIGGALAKRAAGFGMKILYHNRSRKTEAERNLGITYVELETLLKESDFVCIMTPYTPETHNLIGAAELSLMKPTAVLINTARGGIVNEEALYHALKNRTIWAAGLDVFEKEPISASHKLLELPNVVMLPHIGSASINTRNKMAEIAVENMSRVLANQPPLYQVN, encoded by the coding sequence ATGGTAAGACCTAAAGTGTATATAACCCGAAAAATACAAGACGAGGCTGTTGCGAGACTATCCGTAACTTGTGATGTTTCTATGTGGAATGAGGAAAATATCCCTGTTCCTCGCGAAGTTTTAGCCGAAAATATTAGGGAAATGGACGGTTTATTGTGTTTGTTAACAGATACCATAGACGAAGCTATTCTTACAAATGCAACTAAATTAAAGGTGATCAGCAATTATGCAGTGGGAACCAATAATATCGACACTGCCGCGGCAACGAAAAGGGGTATTATTGTGACCAATACGCCCGATGTGTTAACGGAAGCAACAGCAGATTTAACCTTTGCGCTCCTTATGGTAACAGCTCGGCGAATTGTTGAGTCATCGGATCATTTGCGCAAGGGCGAATGGAAAACCTGGTCACCTTTGCTTTTGACGGGTATGGATGTTTATGGATCAACGATGGGAATTATCGGGTTAGGCCGAATCGGAGGGGCCTTGGCCAAACGGGCTGCTGGCTTCGGGATGAAGATCCTTTATCATAATCGAAGTCGTAAGACTGAAGCAGAGCGAAATCTGGGTATCACCTATGTGGAGCTGGAAACGCTGTTAAAGGAGTCAGATTTTGTCTGTATCATGACGCCTTATACGCCAGAGACTCATAATCTGATTGGAGCAGCTGAATTATCATTAATGAAGCCTACTGCGGTACTGATCAACACAGCCCGAGGCGGGATAGTCAATGAAGAGGCGCTCTATCATGCGCTAAAGAACAGAACGATCTGGGCTGCCGGATTAGATGTTTTTGAGAAGGAACCGATTTCGGCAAGCCATAAACTTCTCGAGCTTCCTAATGTCGTCATGCTGCCTCATATTGGCAGTGCCAGTATTAATACGAGGAATAAAATGGCTGAGATTGCTGTGGAAAATATGAGTCGCGTTTTGGCGAATCAACCGCCGTTATATCAGGTCAATTAG
- a CDS encoding HAMP domain-containing sensor histidine kinase has product MPQVLESIVDNFMFICIPSIVYFLVWTKYRKQSGYSSKIVLFIFLSISVILCLSFPYHYLEHYIFDFREVPLVIGVLYGGPLVGGALLAILMVYRFIIGGHGAYNALFTDLGIYLSLVTMTIRHRLYNRSQLIRALVVSTAIVPILIKLLLYWFSMLSYQATIISVLFRIIEFVAIYMTVYLIEFLIGHFKMQKELQEIEKMRVISQIAASVSHEIRNPLTTVKGLLQVFRANDLSLEKKQNLTDVALHELDTAINIISDYLTFAKPQIEKMIFLNLSIELQQVISVLTPYANMQQVTLTCVVDTNQQILGDSQQFRQSLINLVKNCIEASPIGRVDVAVLTIREHVVIRIKDTGIGMTSDQIQRLGIPYYSTKEKGTGLGTSVAFSIIKAMNGSIEIESEINKGSLFVISFPLATHKEQS; this is encoded by the coding sequence ATGCCGCAAGTCTTAGAAAGCATCGTGGATAACTTTATGTTCATATGTATTCCATCCATTGTGTATTTTCTAGTTTGGACAAAATACAGGAAACAAAGCGGCTATTCTTCCAAGATTGTTTTATTCATTTTTTTGAGCATCTCAGTTATCTTGTGTTTATCTTTCCCGTATCATTATCTGGAACATTACATTTTCGATTTTAGAGAAGTCCCTCTTGTGATCGGTGTTTTATATGGAGGGCCACTGGTGGGAGGGGCGCTTCTTGCTATTCTGATGGTTTATCGTTTCATTATCGGCGGCCATGGAGCATACAATGCTTTATTCACTGATTTAGGCATATACTTAAGTCTGGTAACCATGACAATCAGGCATCGTTTGTACAACCGTTCCCAATTGATTAGAGCGCTGGTTGTATCTACCGCAATAGTCCCGATTCTTATAAAGTTGCTGTTGTATTGGTTTTCCATGTTAAGTTACCAAGCAACAATAATCTCCGTCCTTTTTAGGATTATTGAGTTCGTTGCGATATATATGACAGTATATCTTATTGAGTTTTTAATTGGTCATTTTAAGATGCAAAAGGAACTTCAGGAAATTGAAAAAATGAGAGTTATCAGTCAAATCGCAGCCAGTGTTTCACATGAGATCCGAAATCCATTAACTACAGTAAAAGGTTTGCTGCAGGTTTTTAGAGCGAATGATCTATCATTAGAAAAGAAGCAAAATTTAACTGACGTTGCGTTACATGAACTAGATACAGCCATAAATATAATCTCTGACTATTTAACATTTGCAAAACCACAGATAGAGAAAATGATATTTCTCAATTTATCTATTGAACTTCAACAAGTTATTAGTGTATTAACACCTTATGCAAATATGCAGCAAGTTACACTGACGTGCGTCGTGGATACAAATCAACAAATCCTTGGAGATAGCCAACAGTTTCGACAGAGTTTAATCAATCTTGTGAAAAACTGCATCGAAGCTTCACCAATTGGAAGAGTGGATGTTGCTGTTCTAACAATTCGGGAGCATGTTGTTATTCGAATCAAAGATACTGGAATTGGAATGACTAGTGATCAGATCCAAAGGCTTGGCATCCCATATTATTCTACAAAAGAAAAAGGGACAGGACTTGGCACGAGTGTAGCTTTTAGTATCATCAAAGCTATGAATGGTTCAATAGAAATAGAGAGTGAGATCAATAAGGGAAGTTTATTCGTGATTTCCTTTCCTTTAGCTACTCATAAAGAGCAATCTTAA
- a CDS encoding YjcZ family sporulation protein, translated as MSFVGGFGRHFAFVLVLFILLVIILSTFII; from the coding sequence ATGAGCTTTGTTGGAGGATTTGGAAGACATTTCGCTTTTGTACTGGTTCTCTTTATTCTGTTAGTCATCATTCTTTCTACCTTCATAATTTAA
- a CDS encoding spore germination protein — protein sequence MPGFSGVVKIVSNVGSFIHGDTMIVSPSNSLKVHQGSGSNNVGDFPTSSNIFNITDTDDSDLFDTGSKKVVTGT from the coding sequence ATGCCCGGTTTTTCAGGAGTTGTTAAAATAGTGAGTAATGTGGGAAGCTTTATTCACGGAGATACCATGATTGTTTCACCTTCCAACAGCCTCAAAGTTCATCAGGGCTCTGGCAGCAACAATGTAGGCGACTTTCCCACAAGCAGTAATATTTTCAATATTACTGATACTGATGATTCAGATCTTTTCGATACAGGAAGTAAAAAAGTTGTAACCGGTACTTAA
- a CDS encoding cytochrome P450 — MIVKVTKFANMLRMTELETLESGLNPFSVLSQLRRESPVRFDENRNCWDVFPYEDVHRILKDPKTFSSVRGAAANQNLLFMDPPKHHQLRDLVNKAFTPRAIQEFAPRIRDIAEDLLSQATGAEMDVVHDFATPLPVIVIAELLGVPSSDRQHFKQWSDVLVESAEDLSDEAFEQIMQKRMKTFGELTDYFQGILKERASEPKDDLVSALMQAEIEGEKLSEQEIINFCILLLAAGNETTTNLITNSFRVLTEQPQLQAELAQDPGVIPTFIEEVLRYYPPIVSIGRVAKEDVQIGGSLIRKGDQVTTWVGAANRDESKFTDPDAFYKLRKPNPHMSFGFGIHFCLGAPLARLEGHIAIETLLQICHDIKLVPGREIVPIQSSFVFGLKNYPVTFERLAK; from the coding sequence ATGATTGTGAAAGTAACCAAGTTTGCCAATATGCTGAGGATGACCGAACTGGAAACGCTGGAGAGCGGCCTGAACCCGTTCAGCGTATTGAGCCAGCTGAGACGTGAAAGCCCAGTACGGTTTGATGAGAATCGCAACTGCTGGGATGTGTTTCCGTATGAAGACGTGCATCGCATCCTCAAGGATCCCAAGACGTTCTCTTCCGTCCGGGGAGCAGCCGCCAACCAAAACCTCCTGTTCATGGATCCGCCCAAGCATCACCAATTGCGCGACTTGGTCAATAAAGCATTTACGCCAAGAGCGATCCAAGAGTTTGCTCCGCGGATTCGGGATATCGCCGAAGACTTGCTGTCGCAAGCGACAGGCGCCGAAATGGACGTTGTCCACGACTTTGCTACACCGCTTCCCGTCATCGTTATTGCGGAATTGCTCGGTGTGCCTTCGTCTGACAGGCAGCATTTCAAACAGTGGTCTGATGTGCTCGTGGAAAGTGCGGAAGACCTGAGTGACGAAGCATTCGAACAGATCATGCAGAAGAGGATGAAGACGTTCGGGGAGCTGACGGACTATTTTCAGGGGATTCTGAAGGAGCGAGCAAGCGAGCCGAAAGACGATCTCGTCTCCGCGCTGATGCAAGCTGAAATCGAAGGAGAGAAGCTGAGCGAACAGGAGATCATCAATTTCTGCATTCTGCTTCTCGCAGCCGGTAACGAAACGACGACAAATTTGATTACAAACAGCTTTCGCGTCCTGACGGAACAGCCACAGCTACAGGCAGAGTTGGCCCAAGATCCCGGTGTCATTCCGACCTTCATCGAAGAGGTGCTGCGCTATTATCCACCTATTGTCTCCATTGGCCGCGTGGCCAAGGAGGATGTGCAAATCGGTGGCAGCCTGATCCGCAAGGGCGATCAGGTGACCACTTGGGTTGGCGCGGCAAACAGGGATGAATCCAAATTCACCGACCCAGACGCATTTTATAAGCTGCGCAAGCCGAATCCGCACATGTCGTTCGGTTTCGGCATCCATTTCTGTCTAGGGGCGCCTTTAGCCCGCCTTGAGGGACACATTGCGATCGAAACGCTGCTGCAAATTTGCCATGATATCAAGCTGGTCCCCGGTAGGGAGATCGTACCGATTCAGAGCTCGTTTGTATTCGGTTTGAAAAATTATCCGGTCACCTTCGAGAGACTCGCGAAATAA
- a CDS encoding IS1380 family transposase, protein MASLQEYGMNFNPRMKVNFEGGDLTSDAGLLLYKEFDHKLGLSEAVKEMLVVQDSVHHRDHPNSDVVLQKMYQHLAGYHTDDHADDLSVEPLLTAMMGKERLASQPTISRFNDKATMDTAKSLERINGVLQGRVYTLEARDQFVMDLDSSGFAAYGEQHGANYNAHYQQNGFHPLFCFDGLTGDCLGAELRAGNVYTSRQAVRFMGPILTRYESYAPDALIVLRGDSGFALPGLFELTETKGHKYAIRLKSNARLQSAAQAMANPLLNPKKLHERQVHYREFQYKADKWSRTRRVVVKMERLAGELHFQFTFIVTNMTLQPCNVIRFYFQRGHMENFIKEAKNGFACDKMSSTNFESNAVKLQLAMLAYNFNNWFRRLCLPEKLKPSRMETLRNKLIKIAGKLIYSGRYWTWKLCSSCIYREPFIQTLNNIQRLPRFG, encoded by the coding sequence ATGGCAAGTTTACAAGAGTACGGCATGAACTTCAACCCCCGAATGAAAGTGAATTTTGAAGGCGGCGATCTGACCTCGGACGCAGGCTTGCTATTATACAAAGAATTCGATCACAAACTCGGTCTTTCCGAAGCCGTTAAAGAGATGCTCGTCGTGCAAGACTCCGTTCACCACCGAGACCATCCCAATTCCGATGTCGTTCTTCAAAAGATGTATCAACATCTTGCAGGGTATCACACCGACGATCATGCGGATGACCTCAGCGTAGAACCATTGCTGACCGCTATGATGGGGAAAGAGCGCTTGGCCTCACAGCCAACGATTTCCCGATTTAATGACAAAGCGACTATGGATACCGCTAAGTCTTTAGAACGCATAAACGGCGTGCTTCAAGGTCGCGTCTATACGCTCGAGGCCAGAGACCAATTCGTCATGGATCTGGATTCTTCCGGCTTTGCCGCTTACGGTGAGCAACATGGAGCGAATTACAATGCCCACTATCAGCAGAACGGATTTCATCCGCTGTTTTGTTTTGATGGGCTGACGGGTGATTGTCTCGGTGCTGAACTTCGCGCCGGCAACGTCTATACCTCTCGTCAAGCCGTACGTTTCATGGGACCGATTCTCACGCGATACGAGTCGTATGCGCCGGATGCCTTGATCGTCCTGCGCGGCGACAGTGGCTTCGCCCTTCCGGGACTGTTTGAACTGACGGAAACAAAGGGCCATAAATACGCTATTCGCTTGAAATCCAACGCCCGCCTGCAATCAGCGGCACAGGCTATGGCGAATCCATTGTTAAACCCGAAAAAGTTGCATGAGCGCCAAGTCCATTACCGGGAATTTCAATATAAAGCGGACAAGTGGAGTCGAACTCGCCGTGTGGTTGTTAAGATGGAACGTCTAGCCGGTGAACTGCACTTTCAGTTCACGTTTATTGTCACGAACATGACATTGCAGCCCTGCAACGTGATCCGGTTTTACTTTCAACGTGGGCATATGGAAAACTTTATTAAGGAAGCTAAAAACGGGTTTGCTTGCGACAAGATGAGCAGTACAAATTTTGAATCGAATGCAGTTAAACTGCAATTGGCCATGTTAGCTTACAACTTCAACAACTGGTTTCGCCGCCTATGCTTACCCGAGAAACTAAAGCCAAGCCGTATGGAGACGTTACGTAACAAGTTGATTAAAATTGCGGGAAAACTGATCTATTCCGGTCGCTACTGGACATGGAAATTGTGCAGTTCTTGCATCTACCGAGAGCCCTTCATCCAAACGTTGAACAATATCCAGCGTTTGCCTAGATTCGGGTGA
- a CDS encoding DUF2334 domain-containing protein, translating into MKKGFGIHLHRYVILTIALLLIGTLFMGEAKSVAEEDENPKVVLLRLEDIGPGGQFDSIEKLGQLRAVLNYLRDQKVPVQMAIIPRWLNFYPDGSKYDQALDNSESEYTAAFRTVLHEAEQGGAVIGMHGYTHQYGTVPRKDRGHETAIGSELNVQGANDSKTISFAETRLNQGIQIMHNSGFEPRFWEAPHYHSTLKQDQFIRGYFGLNYQPDVHGSKVTDDVKSINKRNVMSGVSSLGAVYIPTPFGYVPYNKDEHVILDKLGKTNQIASFFYHPFLEFKHLTAAADAEGKPLIRDGIPVYTYPREAVTYLQKIITGVRAQHYEFYSLHDCVPFTPSESLQLSKRKVNIQLGDVTGDGQADVISWDLSSGEITVTPGRFGGIRNKPQNDEQLWAKIPYTKGAAYALADANADGKKDLWIVHPSGKLETFLSTGSTFQINQTRTFPQGELQNLYVLRQPNDAWAVAGVSADKTRLVGVYLQGGTTKLLEPYLFSRPGSRLFQVVEENGVQSLFFSKSGTSSGYKFELDPALLKWRAVDVQFAVPAESGKLMLGDFNGDGKLDLLRFDRDRHTYKVYLRTEENNYRYLSRFGPWGQVGQQLLIADLDGNGKSDLALYNPTDGILDTALSFEMRN; encoded by the coding sequence GTGAAAAAGGGATTTGGCATCCATTTACATCGATATGTCATACTGACGATTGCGTTGCTGCTGATCGGTACGCTCTTCATGGGAGAGGCTAAATCTGTAGCCGAAGAAGATGAAAATCCCAAGGTTGTGCTGCTGCGTCTGGAGGACATTGGGCCTGGCGGCCAATTTGATTCGATAGAGAAACTGGGCCAGCTTAGAGCGGTGCTGAATTATCTTCGTGACCAAAAAGTGCCGGTTCAAATGGCGATCATCCCGCGCTGGCTTAATTTTTACCCAGACGGAAGCAAGTACGATCAAGCATTGGATAACTCCGAGAGTGAATATACAGCGGCTTTCAGAACGGTCCTGCACGAAGCTGAGCAGGGTGGAGCCGTAATCGGCATGCATGGCTACACGCATCAATACGGGACAGTGCCGCGGAAAGACCGCGGCCACGAAACGGCTATTGGCAGTGAACTTAATGTGCAGGGCGCAAATGACAGTAAGACGATATCTTTTGCCGAAACGCGGCTGAATCAAGGTATTCAGATCATGCATAATTCTGGATTTGAGCCGAGGTTCTGGGAAGCTCCGCACTATCATTCAACGCTCAAGCAGGATCAGTTTATTCGCGGTTATTTTGGTCTGAATTATCAGCCGGATGTGCATGGTTCCAAGGTTACGGATGACGTCAAATCGATCAACAAGCGCAATGTGATGAGCGGCGTCTCCTCGCTGGGGGCTGTTTATATTCCGACACCTTTTGGCTATGTGCCTTATAACAAGGATGAGCATGTCATTTTGGATAAGCTGGGTAAAACCAATCAAATCGCGTCTTTTTTCTATCATCCTTTTTTGGAATTCAAACATCTGACCGCAGCTGCGGATGCAGAAGGAAAGCCTTTAATTCGGGATGGAATCCCGGTTTACACCTATCCTCGGGAGGCTGTAACCTATTTGCAGAAAATCATTACAGGGGTTCGTGCCCAGCATTATGAGTTCTATTCGCTGCATGATTGCGTTCCCTTTACACCGAGCGAAAGCTTGCAGTTGTCCAAAAGGAAGGTAAATATTCAACTAGGCGATGTAACTGGTGACGGTCAGGCAGATGTTATTTCCTGGGATCTGAGCAGCGGAGAAATAACGGTAACCCCCGGCAGATTTGGCGGTATTCGCAATAAGCCGCAAAACGATGAGCAGCTTTGGGCGAAAATCCCCTACACCAAGGGGGCGGCTTACGCATTAGCTGATGCCAATGCAGACGGCAAAAAGGATTTGTGGATCGTTCATCCCAGCGGAAAACTGGAGACGTTCCTTTCTACGGGAAGCACATTCCAAATAAATCAGACAAGAACATTTCCTCAAGGTGAACTGCAAAATCTCTATGTACTTCGCCAACCGAACGATGCGTGGGCTGTCGCAGGGGTAAGTGCAGACAAAACCCGTCTCGTCGGTGTTTATTTACAAGGCGGTACCACAAAGCTGCTCGAACCATATTTGTTTAGCAGGCCCGGCTCCAGGCTGTTCCAAGTTGTTGAAGAGAATGGGGTTCAAAGCTTATTTTTTTCAAAATCAGGCACAAGCAGCGGTTACAAATTTGAGCTCGATCCCGCCTTGCTGAAGTGGAGAGCGGTGGACGTACAGTTTGCGGTCCCTGCTGAGAGTGGAAAGCTGATGCTGGGTGATTTTAATGGGGATGGCAAGCTGGATCTGCTTCGCTTTGACCGGGATCGGCATACGTATAAGGTGTATTTGAGAACAGAAGAAAACAATTATCGTTATCTTTCACGTTTTGGTCCGTGGGGGCAGGTGGGTCAACAGCTGCTGATAGCAGACCTCGATGGGAATGGCAAAAGCGATCTCGCCTTGTACAACCCAACGGACGGTATTTTGGATACCGCACTTTCTTTTGAGATGAGGAATTAA
- a CDS encoding IS3 family transposase, protein MIWQKLKEELKNLFEFTNVQRIKLKLNKLTPLEYRRQLVAYGLFSMSTKRGVSVENFSLRDGHCITKITEIDL, encoded by the coding sequence ATGATCTGGCAGAAGCTCAAAGAAGAATTGAAGAATTTATTCGAGTTTACAAATGTGCAACGAATTAAATTAAAACTAAACAAGCTGACGCCTTTAGAATACAGACGCCAGCTTGTAGCTTATGGGCTTTTTTCAATGTCTACAAAAAGGGGTGTTAGTGTGGAGAACTTTAGCTTAAGAGACGGCCATTGTATTACAAAAATAACCGAAATTGATCTATGA